Part of the Streptomyces sp. NBC_01460 genome, GTAGTGATCGCGTTCGTGGTCGTCATGATCGGTCTCGTCACCGTGATTGACTTCGGATTTGCGCGGGTCATCAAGTACGTCTTCGGCTGATCCCCGCGGAGGGCGCCTCACAGGCGCCCCTTTCGCATGTTCCACCCATTTGTATCCAGGAAGAAGCAGCCATCGTGTCTGACCCGAACCTGAACGACGACGCCGAGCCCACGGCGAGCGCCGTCGAGTCCGCCGAGGACGAGCTCGACATCGTCGAGGCGGCGGATGCCGTGGCCCCGGACCAGGTCGAAGCTGCTGACGCCGCCGCGGGCGAGCCCGCCGAGCAGGACGCCGTACACGCCGAGTCCGACGAGGACGAGGCCGAGGACGAAGAGGTGGCCGAGGACGACGAGTCCGACGCCACGGACGAGTCCGCCGAGGACGAAGGGGACGACGAGTCCGCCGAGGAGACCGAGCCGGCCGCCCCCGTCGACGCCGTCACCGCGCTCCGCGAGGAGCTGCGCGGGCTTCCCGGCGAGTGGTACGTCATCCACACGTACGCCGGTTACGAGAAGCGCGTGAAGGCCAACCTGGAGCAGCGCGCCGTCTCGCTCAACGTCGAGGACTTCATCTACCAGGCCGAGGTGCCCGAGGAAGAGATCGTCCAGATCAAGAACGGTGAGCGGAAGAACGTCCGTCAGAACAAGCTCCCGGGATACGTTCTGGTGCGCATGGACCTGACGAACGAGTCCTGGGGTGTTGTCCGCAACACGCCCGGTGTCACCGGCTTCGTGGGCAACGCCTACGACCCGTACCCGCTGACCCTGGACGAGATCGTCAAGATGCTCGCCCCCGAGGCCGAGGAGAAGGCGGCCCGCGAGGCAGCCGAGGCCGAGGGCAAGCCGGCTC contains:
- the nusG gene encoding transcription termination/antitermination protein NusG — translated: MSDPNLNDDAEPTASAVESAEDELDIVEAADAVAPDQVEAADAAAGEPAEQDAVHAESDEDEAEDEEVAEDDESDATDESAEDEGDDESAEETEPAAPVDAVTALREELRGLPGEWYVIHTYAGYEKRVKANLEQRAVSLNVEDFIYQAEVPEEEIVQIKNGERKNVRQNKLPGYVLVRMDLTNESWGVVRNTPGVTGFVGNAYDPYPLTLDEIVKMLAPEAEEKAAREAAEAEGKPAPARKVEVQVLDFEVGDSVTVTDGPFATLQATINEINADSKKVKGLVEIFGRETPVELSFDQIQKN